From Gemmatimonadota bacterium:
CCTTGCAATGAGTCGACCTTCGTAGTGAGCTGCCCCGGGTTCCGTGGACACCAACTTAGGGTGTTCTTACGGGATGGAGGTGGCCGATGGCGGATCGACGGAGACGGTTTAGTCGGGAGTTCAAGGTGGAAGCGGTACGGCTGGTCGTCGAGCGCGGCGTCTCGATGGCGCAGGCAGCGCGAGATTTGGGCGTACACGCGAATGTGCTGCGGAGTTGGGTGCGGGAGCACCGCGCCGATCCGCAGCAGGCGTTTCCTGGCGTCGGGCAGCAGAAGCGCGACGACGCGGAGGTGACGCAGCTTCGGCGCGAAGTCGCGCGCCTCAAGCAGGAGCG
This genomic window contains:
- a CDS encoding transposase, whose amino-acid sequence is MADRRRRFSREFKVEAVRLVVERGVSMAQAARDLGVHANVLRSWVREHRADPQQAFPGVGQQKRDDAEVTQLRREVARLKQERDIL